A single window of Selenomonas sputigena DNA harbors:
- a CDS encoding response regulator transcription factor, which translates to MARVAKAEKATKSTTAEAVSAAETAESPKKIMIVEDERRIARFLQMELEHEGFETESEENGRRAYERIVQEQYDLVLLDIMLPDMDGLEVCRRVREISDVPIIMLTAKDDVEDKVNGLDIGADDYITKPFAIQELLARVRAAIRVHKANEAGNRDERVLAVKDLVLYPGRYEVRVKGDLVELTKKEYSLLEYMLRNKPNVLTRDQILQEVWGYDYVGDTNVVDVYIRYLRAKIDERFDDKYIYTVRGVGYAIKG; encoded by the coding sequence ATGGCGAGAGTAGCAAAGGCAGAAAAAGCAACGAAAAGCACAACGGCGGAAGCAGTGAGTGCGGCGGAGACGGCAGAATCCCCGAAGAAGATCATGATCGTCGAGGACGAGAGGCGCATCGCGCGCTTTCTGCAGATGGAGCTGGAGCACGAGGGCTTCGAGACGGAGTCCGAGGAGAACGGACGTCGCGCCTATGAGCGCATCGTGCAGGAGCAGTACGATCTCGTTCTCCTCGACATCATGCTGCCCGATATGGACGGGCTTGAGGTCTGCCGCCGCGTGCGTGAGATCAGCGACGTGCCGATCATCATGCTGACGGCGAAGGACGATGTCGAGGATAAGGTCAACGGACTCGACATCGGCGCGGACGACTACATCACGAAGCCCTTCGCCATCCAGGAATTGCTGGCCCGCGTGCGCGCGGCGATTCGCGTGCACAAGGCGAACGAGGCGGGTAACCGCGACGAACGCGTGCTCGCCGTCAAGGATCTCGTGCTCTATCCGGGGCGCTACGAAGTGCGCGTCAAGGGCGATCTTGTTGAACTGACGAAGAAGGAGTATTCACTTCTCGAATACATGCTGCGCAACAAGCCCAATGTTCTCACGCGCGACCAGATCTTGCAGGAAGTCTGGGGCTATGACTACGTAGGCGACACGAACGTGGTTGACGTCTATATCCGCTATCTGCGTGCAAAGATTGATGAGCGTTTCGACGACAAGTACATCTACACGGTGCGGGGCGTCGGCTATGCGATCAAGGGCTAG
- a CDS encoding LysR family transcriptional regulator, whose product MDIKDMRAFYAIVEEGNISHAAGRLAVAQPALSRQMKRLESALGVKLFERGSRRIRLTEAGRVLKERVEQILGLVDGTVREIQDVGEGTAGEVRIGTITSSGANLVPGLLAAFHKTHPRVTFQIFEAEGARVLDMLDNRLIEIAVTRTEVERESYESIVLANEPLAAMMNRTASCGAAEDFVRLAELAEQSIIIPLRWQGIFLTACRKAGFEPRILCLSDSIVQDVLAAKVGLGAAILPQSAKSLLTDESMVCKRIVEPEILTHTVIAWKRDRPLSAAAASFLSLLRERLL is encoded by the coding sequence ATGGACATCAAGGACATGCGCGCCTTTTATGCGATCGTGGAGGAAGGCAATATCAGCCATGCCGCAGGGCGGCTCGCCGTGGCGCAGCCCGCGCTGTCGAGGCAGATGAAGCGGCTGGAGAGTGCGCTCGGCGTGAAGCTCTTCGAGCGCGGCAGCCGCCGCATCCGGCTGACGGAGGCGGGGCGCGTGCTCAAGGAGCGCGTCGAGCAGATTCTAGGCCTCGTCGACGGCACGGTGCGCGAGATCCAGGACGTGGGCGAAGGCACGGCGGGCGAGGTGCGCATCGGTACGATCACAAGCTCGGGCGCGAACCTCGTGCCGGGGCTTCTGGCGGCGTTCCACAAGACGCATCCGCGCGTGACCTTCCAGATCTTTGAGGCGGAGGGCGCACGCGTCCTCGATATGCTCGACAATCGGCTCATCGAGATCGCCGTCACGCGCACGGAGGTCGAGCGCGAGAGCTACGAGTCCATTGTGCTCGCAAACGAACCGCTCGCGGCGATGATGAACCGCACGGCGTCCTGCGGTGCGGCCGAAGATTTCGTGCGGCTCGCAGAGCTTGCCGAGCAGTCGATCATCATCCCGCTTCGCTGGCAGGGCATCTTTCTTACTGCCTGCCGCAAGGCAGGTTTCGAGCCGCGCATCCTGTGCCTGAGCGACAGCATCGTACAGGATGTCCTGGCAGCGAAGGTGGGACTCGGCGCGGCGATCCTGCCGCAGTCGGCGAAGAGCCTTCTGACGGATGAATCGATGGTCTGCAAGCGGATCGTCGAGCCGGAGATCTTGACGCACACGGTGATCGCGTGGAAACGCGATCGACCACTTTCAGCGGCGGCTGCAAGCTTTTTGTCGCTCCTTCGCGAGCGACTTCTATAG